DNA from bacterium:
GGTTGAGCACCTTTGCTTAACCAATCTAATGCCCGTTCTTCATTGACGACTAATGGTTTATCCTTGAGTATTGGATGATAGTGTCCAATGATTTCGAGTGATTCACCATCTCGAGGGCATCTTGAGTCACACACTACAATTCTATATGCTGGAGCCTTTTTTGCACCAGTTCTGGTTAATCTTATTCTTACCGGCACTTAATCACCACCTTTCCTTTTTATGATTAGGGTATTCTCCCTATTTCTCTTTCCCATGATTCAGGTTTTTTCCCTTCTGTTATCCTGGGTCTACTTACTGGTTCTTCATAATCTTGCTGTTCTATTTCGCCAAATTTTTCTACAAAGGAAACCTTTTTATAATCTGTTTTTAATAAAAGTGCTTTTGTCCGAATAACAAGTTTCACATTTGGATTTATTCGCTCAATTACCGCTATTTTTCCCCCCGGGTTATCCGCAATATGTTTCTTAATCTGATTTAATGCCTCAATACCCCTTTTCAGGCTTTCTTCAACTTCTTTACATTCTTTCAGACAACTAACTGCTTCTTCTTTTCTTCCTTGAGCCACTAATATATTATATTTCAATCTTGTTTCTTTCAATTGAGCCTGTTCAATTTTTATCATTTCTTCTAAGGCGGTCATTTCTTGTCTTAGAGCTGGGTCTATTCCCACTTCGATTTCTGTCAGGGGTTCTGAAATCGAGCCAATATTTTTAGCATTTACTTCTTTGCCAGCACAGATTCTACCCCCGATAATAGTTCCTTTTTTCCCTTCGAGAACGATAACATTTCCGCCCGCATCCACATGACTATGGATAATAGAATCTGTGACAGTAACATCTCCTTTTACTTCTACTGTCGCATTTTCAATGAACTTACAAGTCAGATTGCCTTTTGAATAGATATAACTTCTTTTGCCACGAATTCCATATTTAACTTCAATATCTTTCTCTGCACGGATGGTGGCATTATCTACTCCACCATTAATAATCACATTTTCTTCTGATATAACTCTAAATCCCTCGCGGACATCACCATCAATCTCTACCGTCCCGATGAAGTGAATATTTCCCACATTCATATTCACATCACCTTTAAGTCGGTATATTGTTTCTACACCTATCTTTGCATCTTTCCAGACCACATAACCTTTAGCGGTAGAAATAAGGGTATAACCATTATCTCTAATTTCGGTATTTTGCCCAGCGGGTAATGGCATATCACTTCCATCGTGTGCCGGGACATCTTTACCCGTAACTGTTTTTCCCGGAGTTCCTTTTATCGGGGGATGTTTAGTGGCTAAAATTTCCCCTTTTTTTACATTTTCTATTAGTCCTAAATCCCGATAATCTACTCGGTCAGCCAGATCAGTTAACAATCTTGGCTTTAAACTCTTTGTAAATCTATATTCAATTATTGCATCTTTGCCTTCTATTGGTGGTGTGCCTTCTGCAATTAGAATGGGTTCACCGATTATTTTCTCTTTGATGATTTGTGAGACAACTTCACCCTTTATCCCATAAACTACGCCGCTATTCCACAATTTATGCATAATCACATTCATATCTAATAAAGCCCCGTTTTCACCAAAGGAATTAACCTGTAAAGTTGCCTTCATCCCATCCGGGTTTATTTCTATTTCTAAATCCTCTTTTTTCTTTTTTTTAACTGCTGTTTGGGATTGGTCCATTCTTTTATCCCTTATTCTCTAACTTTTTTTGGGTAGTTTTTTTAACACAGCCCCCCTTTTACAAACAATATCTAAAACTAGTGTCGTGTTGAGTAAGTTTTGCACGGGGCATCATCAGGTTTCGTAACCTGCAAACTGGTAATTGGTAACTGGTAATTGGTAACTGGTAATTGGTAACTGGTAATTGGTTAAATAGTTTCGTTCTAATCTCAGCTGGTAATTCCTCAGTTATCAGTGGTAAAAAGCTAAATAGAAATTTTCTCTCGCAAAGACGCAAAATTCGCAAAGATTATAATTTATTCCTTTGCGTTCTTTGCGCCTTAGCGAGAAATTTAATCTTTATGCCTTTCTTCCACCAATAACTGACCGATTACCTCAGCCGAACGGTATTTAATTACCAGTTACCAATCACCAGTTACCAGAATCAAATTCCGTGCGTTATTTGTTCAACACGACACTAGCTAAAGGCTACTTGAGTTTTTCTCACTATTGGCAATGGTTGTTAGGTTGAAGGAGCAAGGTAAAAAAATAAATTCCCTTGTTCCTTGAACCTACTGTTTCACTTCATCTGGGTAAATAATTACATTTTTTAATTAAGTATTTATTAATTTTACCATAAAATTCTAATTTTGTCAAGAGGCTGACCGAGAATTTTTTAAAAATATCGTAACTGTTCACCGCAGAGACACAGAGACGCAGAGAAGAAAATTAAAATTTATGGACGAGGATGGATTAACAAATCTGGCTTGCCTGCTGAACATTCGGCAAGCAGGTCCTATGTATTTCAATGGCTGCACCAATAATCTTTTCTGTTATCTGATTTATTTCCATATCTTCTCTGTTCCTCTGCGTCTCTGCGGTAAAGGACTACCTGAACGGTTACTCTAAATGTTTATCTTTTAAGTCACCACTTGCAATTTGCTTTTTAACCTGCGTAACAATTCTGCCTCATCTCGTATTTCTGACTTATCTATCTCGACACTGCTTAAAACATCAATATAAGCTCTGAGAATTGAGTTTTTAGTTATTCTTTCTTTTTTATTCTGTGTGGAGCGATTTCTCATTATTTTTCGCTCTAATTCTGTCAGAAATTCTAATTGGTCTGTTCGAAGCAAGATAGACAATTTTACTTCAAAGGTTTTAAATTTAGGCAATCTAACAGATTTAAGATGTGGCTCTTTCTTTTCAAATGTTGTAATTTCAAATATAGATTCTGCTCCTTTACCTAAAACTGCTCTTTTACTCATAACTAATCACCTCTTTTGCTAATTTATGATAATCTTGTGCTCCAAAGGAATTAGGAGCATATTTTTCAATCGGGAGTCCAAAAGATGGCGCCTCGGCTAATCGGACATTCTTACGGATTTTTGTATTAAACACCATATCTTTAAAATGTTCTTTGATTTTTTTATAGATAGCCTCACTTAGATTTGTTCGAGAATCATACAGCGTGGCAAGGACACCACATATTTTTAAGGTATGATTTAGTCTTTTAGTCACGACATCAATTGTTTTTAATAACTTTTTCATTCCCTCTAATGCAAAATATTCTGTTTGAACCGGGATGAGCACTTCTTGAGCGGTCGTAAAGGCATTTAAGGTTAAAAGTCCCAGAGAAGGTGGACAATCGAGAAGGATATAATCATAGTCTTTATCTATGTTATCCATACTATCTTTAAGTGCCGATTCACGACCAATAACATTGACCAATTCTATCTCTGCCCCGGATAGTTCAATATTTGCCGGAGATATATCCAATCCTTTAATTTCCGTAGGCATAACGACATCTTTTACTGTTTTCTCCGGGTCAACTAAAACATCATACATTGATTTTTGTAAGTCATAAATTTTAATCCCCATGTGAAGTGATGCGTTTCCCTGCGGGTCAAAGTCAATAAGTAATATCTTCCGGTTAAGATTAGCTAACGCCGTCGCCAGATTTACGGCTGTGGTCGTTTTTCCACAACCACCTTTTTGATTAGCAATGGCTATAATTCTGCACATAATTCACCTCCATCCGTTAAGTTCCAAAGTTCGGAATTTATTATACCATATTTTGTAGATAAATGTAAAGAAAAAAATTCGACCTGTGCCAATGCGTCAGTGAAATGGGAGGGATGTTCCTAAAAATACTTTTCTCACGCAGAGGCACAGAGATATTGTTCTCTTCTAAAAAATAGGTTCAAGATTGGTAAGGCCGAATAATTATTCACCCTTATTCCATTTTGCATCAAATTCTGAGAAGAGTCATTCCTTTTCTTACCCTCCACATTGTCTGCAATATTATCATAGGTTGGTAAAATTGGATGATTAACTGGAATCAGGAGAGAAGAGAAGAGAATAAATATTAGCCTGTGGATGCACAGCAATTCTCGGTGAATTTTTAGAGACTGAATTCACCTATGTTTAGGAGAGATAGAGAAAAATATTTTTCGTAAAGATTTTGAGAGGAAAATAAGGAATAATGAGTCTCTATCTAATTTTTCACCGAGAATTTCTGGTGGATGCATTTTTTTCTTGACTTTTTTTATTTTTTATGTTATATTTTTAAAAGTAGAAAGTATATAATCTAAAAATCTAATATGTCGAAAGGGGGGTAGAAAATGTTTAAGTTAAATTTTAAAATTAAGTTATTTAGTGTAATCAAATTAATTATGGCAGGGTTAATATGCTTCAGTTCT
Protein-coding regions in this window:
- a CDS encoding FapA family protein, with the translated sequence MDQSQTAVKKKKKEDLEIEINPDGMKATLQVNSFGENGALLDMNVIMHKLWNSGVVYGIKGEVVSQIIKEKIIGEPILIAEGTPPIEGKDAIIEYRFTKSLKPRLLTDLADRVDYRDLGLIENVKKGEILATKHPPIKGTPGKTVTGKDVPAHDGSDMPLPAGQNTEIRDNGYTLISTAKGYVVWKDAKIGVETIYRLKGDVNMNVGNIHFIGTVEIDGDVREGFRVISEENVIINGGVDNATIRAEKDIEVKYGIRGKRSYIYSKGNLTCKFIENATVEVKGDVTVTDSIIHSHVDAGGNVIVLEGKKGTIIGGRICAGKEVNAKNIGSISEPLTEIEVGIDPALRQEMTALEEMIKIEQAQLKETRLKYNILVAQGRKEEAVSCLKECKEVEESLKRGIEALNQIKKHIADNPGGKIAVIERINPNVKLVIRTKALLLKTDYKKVSFVEKFGEIEQQDYEEPVSRPRITEGKKPESWEREIGRIP
- a CDS encoding AAA family ATPase, which gives rise to MCRIIAIANQKGGCGKTTTAVNLATALANLNRKILLIDFDPQGNASLHMGIKIYDLQKSMYDVLVDPEKTVKDVVMPTEIKGLDISPANIELSGAEIELVNVIGRESALKDSMDNIDKDYDYILLDCPPSLGLLTLNAFTTAQEVLIPVQTEYFALEGMKKLLKTIDVVTKRLNHTLKICGVLATLYDSRTNLSEAIYKKIKEHFKDMVFNTKIRKNVRLAEAPSFGLPIEKYAPNSFGAQDYHKLAKEVISYE
- the rpsP gene encoding 30S ribosomal protein S16, producing the protein MPVRIRLTRTGAKKAPAYRIVVCDSRCPRDGESLEIIGHYHPILKDKPLVVNEERALDWLSKGAQPSLTVQRLFKQIGVMCKFHETKTKSKKKLEG